The Callospermophilus lateralis isolate mCalLat2 chromosome 18, mCalLat2.hap1, whole genome shotgun sequence nucleotide sequence TTGCTTCGAGACCCCAGTGCTTCTAGGTCTGTTTCTTCTTGTGCCACCGAGCTATGCTCCCTGGGGAGGGAAGATTTAGCCGGGCAGGGTTACCAAGCCGGTAAGAGAGGTTCTGACCAAGTGCCAGTTGTGGATTGGGTCTGGGGACTCCTGTCTCTGGGAGTCCCCTCTCTCCCAAGCTGCCCAACTCCTGGGTTAGCCCAGAATGCTCCCAGAAGGTCCAGGGAAATCACTAGTCAGTAGTGAAGTCCGAACTTGGCACTCCCTCTGTTTGGCTCACACCCCTGTCCCCATTCGTCACCTCTGTCCTCTCTTTGGCTCTGCGACCCAACAGAGAGGAGCCCTGATTTCGGAGCAGCCGCAGACCGTCTCCAAAGGCCCTGCGCACGACCGAGGAGGAGAAGTAGAAAAGCAGAGGGTCCAGACTGGCATTGAGCGAGCTGAACACCACGGCCTCCACCCGCCACGGGGGGCTTTTCTTGGAGTAAAACCCCACCAGGTGAGACACGTTGTAAGGGCCGAAGCACAGCAGGAAATTGAGGAGCGTGATGACCGCCAGCCCCACGGCTCGCCGCCGCCTCTGGGCGCCCACGTGGGGCTGGGTGAGCATGATCCACACAAAGCGCCAGTAGCAGAAGATGGTGACGGCCATGGGGATGAAGAAGAGGACCAGGCACAGCTCCAGGCGCACAGGCAGCACCACGTCCAGCTGCTCTTTGGTGAAGTTCTCGTAGCACGTCATTCCGTTTCTATTTCCCGCCTCCCCGGTGGAGTTCAAGTACTGAACCACGATGACGATGGTGCAGTGACCAAAGGACATGAACCAGGCGATCAGAGCCGCGATCACGCCGTACAGGGGCCGGCGGGAGAGCTTGTACTGCACCGGGAAGGCCACTCCCAGGTAGCGCTCGATGCTGATGCCCGCCAGGAGCCACGTGCTGCAGTAGATGCTGCTGTAGAAGCCGAAGCCCGTGAGGGCACAGACGATCTGAGGCAGGTACCAGTGGAAATCG carries:
- the Ffar2 gene encoding free fatty acid receptor 2 — encoded protein: MPDWHSSLILMAYIVIFLTGLPANLLALRAFVGRVRQPHPAPVHILLLSLTMADLLLLLLLPFKIIEAASDFHWYLPQIVCALTGFGFYSSIYCSTWLLAGISIERYLGVAFPVQYKLSRRPLYGVIAALIAWFMSFGHCTIVIVVQYLNSTGEAGNRNGMTCYENFTKEQLDVVLPVRLELCLVLFFIPMAVTIFCYWRFVWIMLTQPHVGAQRRRRAVGLAVITLLNFLLCFGPYNVSHLVGFYSKKSPPWRVEAVVFSSLNASLDPLLFYFSSSVVRRAFGDGLRLLRNQGSSLLGRRAKERTEVTNGDRGVSQTEGVPSSDFTTD